The following proteins are encoded in a genomic region of Arcobacter cloacae:
- the trxB gene encoding thioredoxin-disulfide reductase, with amino-acid sequence MLDLAIIGGGPAGLTAGLYATRGGLKNVVMFEMGMPGGQITGSSEIENYPGQAEVVSGMDLMANWPEQCQRFGLKHEMAQVDNVTKTGDIFKLVTSDKKEYEARAVLIATGSVPRRAGFKGENEFFGRGISTCATCDGFFYKGKEVAVIGGGDSAIEEAVYLAKLCKKVYLVHRRDTYRAAPSTIEHMKHTENIEEVTNVIVEEVFGDAMGVTGLKVKHKDTGEIRDLPTPGVFVFVGRDVLNAPLKQADGTFLCDVNESGEVIVDLRMRTSVPGLYAAGDIRIDAPKQVVCAAGDGATAAVNIIEYLG; translated from the coding sequence ATGTTAGATTTAGCAATTATTGGTGGAGGACCAGCTGGATTAACAGCTGGATTATACGCAACTAGAGGTGGACTTAAAAATGTTGTTATGTTTGAAATGGGAATGCCAGGAGGACAAATTACAGGTTCATCAGAAATAGAAAATTATCCAGGACAAGCAGAAGTTGTTTCAGGTATGGATTTAATGGCTAATTGGCCAGAGCAGTGCCAAAGATTCGGATTAAAACATGAAATGGCTCAAGTTGATAATGTTACAAAAACAGGTGATATTTTTAAATTAGTAACATCAGATAAAAAAGAGTATGAAGCAAGAGCAGTTTTAATAGCAACTGGTTCAGTTCCAAGACGTGCTGGATTTAAAGGTGAAAATGAATTTTTTGGTAGAGGAATTTCAACTTGTGCTACTTGTGATGGATTTTTTTATAAAGGAAAAGAAGTAGCTGTAATAGGTGGTGGAGATTCTGCTATTGAAGAAGCCGTTTATTTAGCAAAATTATGTAAAAAAGTTTATTTAGTTCATAGAAGAGATACTTATAGAGCTGCACCATCTACAATTGAGCATATGAAACACACAGAAAACATTGAAGAAGTTACGAATGTAATAGTAGAAGAAGTTTTTGGTGATGCTATGGGTGTTACAGGATTAAAAGTAAAACATAAAGATACAGGAGAAATCAGAGATTTACCAACTCCAGGAGTTTTTGTTTTTGTAGGAAGAGATGTATTAAATGCTCCATTAAAACAAGCTGATGGAACTTTTTTATGTGATGTAAATGAATCAGGTGAAGTTATTGTTGATTTAAGAATGAGAACATCAGTTCCAGGTTTATATGCAGCTGGTGATATTAGAATTGATGCTCCAAAGCAAGTTGTTTGTGCAGCTGGTGATGGTGCAACAGCCGCTGTTAATATTATTGAATATTTAGGATAA
- the trxA gene encoding thioredoxin has protein sequence MGKYIELTAANFEETTKEGVSMVDFWAPWCGPCRMIAPVIEELAADFDGKAKICKVNTDEEQDLAVKYGIRSIPTILFVKNGEVVDTMVGASSKQAFTDKINSLL, from the coding sequence ATGGGAAAATATATTGAATTAACAGCAGCAAACTTTGAAGAAACAACAAAAGAGGGTGTTTCAATGGTAGATTTCTGGGCTCCATGGTGTGGACCTTGTAGAATGATTGCTCCAGTTATTGAAGAATTAGCTGCAGATTTTGATGGAAAAGCAAAGATTTGTAAAGTTAATACTGATGAAGAGCAAGATTTAGCTGTAAAATATGGAATTAGATCAATTCCTACAATTTTATTTGTTAAAAATGGAGAAGTTGTAGATACAATGGTTGGTGCTTCTTCAAAACAAGCATTTACTGATAAAATTAACTCTTTATTATAA
- the alaS gene encoding alanine--tRNA ligase — protein MDIRKEYLEFFKSKGHEVISSMPLVPDDPTLMFTNAGMVQFKDIFTGSIPRPENPRATSCQLCVRAGGKHNDLENVGYTARHHTLFEMLGNFSFGDYFKEDAISYAWEFVTVNLALPIEKLWVTVHENDDEAFNIWSKYINPERIMRFGDKDNFWAMGDTGACGPCSEIFYDQGEEHFNSPEDKMGGDGDRFLEIWNLVFMQYERTSDGKLNPLPKPSIDTGMGLERVIAIKEGVLNNFDSSNFKPIIEKIEELANKKATKENIGSYRVIADHLRATSFMLSQGILFGNEGRPYVLRRILRRAVRHGYLIGFRKPFMAQLLDTLINIMGNHYIELVENKNFIKEQLTLEEDRFFKTIDLGMSLFNEELANTKDIFSGEIAFKLYDTFGFPLDLTEDMLRDKNLKVDLEKFDELMNNQKAMAKAAWKGSGDSSNEGDFKQLIEKYGINQFVGYDNTAYKSKIVALLDEKFKEVKTLEKGSVGWVMLDKTPFYATSGGQNGDIGALEDGKHIAIIEETSKFHGLNLSKVKVENSTLSQNENVDAIVVNRYEVAKHHSATHLLQSALKMVLGESVSQAGSLNDASRLRFDFTYPKAMTTEQIEEVEDLVNTMIARSIAGNVEELPIEEAKNKGAIAMFGEKYGDTVRVVSFSDVSVEFCGGTHVKNTSDIGSFYIIKESGVSAGVRRIEAVCGASAIKYTKEIISKMNEIQAEVKNNDVIAGIKKLKDQIKDLKKELETAQSQTSTPINEELIGDTKVVVSVVENGDLKKIVDDMKNATEKLAILLLQAKDDKVMIVAGSKNTNIKAGDWIKNIAPIVGGGGGGRPDFATAGGKDITKIEEARIKALDYAKENL, from the coding sequence ATGGATATCAGAAAAGAATATTTAGAGTTTTTTAAAAGTAAAGGACATGAAGTTATATCTTCTATGCCACTAGTTCCAGATGATCCTACATTAATGTTTACAAATGCAGGAATGGTTCAGTTTAAAGATATTTTCACAGGTTCAATCCCAAGACCTGAAAATCCAAGAGCAACTTCTTGTCAATTATGTGTAAGAGCAGGTGGTAAACACAATGATTTAGAAAATGTTGGATATACAGCAAGACATCATACTTTATTTGAAATGTTAGGTAATTTCTCATTTGGAGATTATTTTAAAGAAGATGCTATCTCTTATGCTTGGGAATTCGTAACAGTTAATCTAGCACTTCCTATTGAAAAACTATGGGTTACAGTTCATGAAAATGATGATGAAGCGTTTAATATTTGGTCAAAATATATTAATCCAGAAAGAATTATGAGATTTGGGGATAAAGATAATTTCTGGGCTATGGGAGACACAGGTGCTTGTGGACCTTGTAGTGAAATTTTTTATGACCAAGGAGAGGAACACTTTAACTCACCTGAAGATAAAATGGGTGGAGATGGTGATAGATTCTTAGAAATTTGGAACTTAGTATTTATGCAATACGAAAGAACTTCTGATGGGAAATTAAATCCTCTTCCAAAACCATCAATTGATACTGGAATGGGACTTGAAAGAGTTATTGCAATTAAAGAAGGCGTTTTAAATAACTTTGATTCATCAAATTTCAAACCAATTATTGAAAAAATTGAAGAATTAGCTAATAAAAAAGCAACAAAAGAAAATATTGGTTCTTACAGAGTAATAGCAGATCATTTAAGAGCTACATCATTTATGCTATCTCAAGGTATTTTATTTGGAAATGAAGGAAGACCTTATGTTTTAAGAAGAATTCTTAGACGTGCTGTTAGACATGGTTATTTAATAGGATTTAGAAAACCTTTTATGGCTCAACTTCTTGATACGCTTATAAATATTATGGGTAATCACTATATTGAACTTGTTGAAAATAAAAATTTCATAAAAGAACAACTTACACTTGAAGAAGATAGATTTTTCAAAACTATTGATTTAGGAATGTCTTTATTTAACGAAGAACTAGCTAATACAAAAGATATTTTCTCAGGAGAAATAGCTTTCAAATTATATGATACTTTTGGATTCCCATTGGATTTAACAGAAGATATGTTAAGGGATAAAAATTTAAAAGTTGATTTAGAAAAATTTGATGAGTTAATGAATAACCAAAAAGCTATGGCAAAAGCAGCTTGGAAAGGAAGTGGAGATTCTTCTAATGAAGGTGATTTTAAACAATTAATTGAAAAATATGGGATAAACCAATTTGTTGGATATGATAATACAGCTTATAAATCAAAAATTGTTGCTTTATTAGATGAAAAATTCAAAGAAGTAAAAACTTTAGAAAAAGGTTCTGTTGGTTGGGTTATGTTAGATAAAACTCCATTCTATGCTACAAGTGGTGGACAAAATGGAGATATTGGAGCACTAGAAGATGGTAAGCATATAGCTATCATTGAAGAGACTTCAAAATTTCATGGTTTAAATTTGTCAAAAGTAAAAGTAGAGAATTCTACTTTATCACAAAATGAGAACGTTGATGCAATTGTTGTAAATAGATATGAAGTTGCAAAACATCACAGTGCAACTCATTTACTTCAAAGTGCCTTAAAAATGGTTTTAGGAGAGAGTGTTTCTCAAGCCGGTTCTTTAAATGATGCCTCAAGATTGAGATTTGACTTTACTTATCCTAAAGCTATGACAACTGAACAAATAGAAGAAGTTGAAGATTTAGTAAATACTATGATTGCAAGAAGTATCGCTGGAAACGTAGAAGAATTACCAATTGAAGAAGCTAAAAATAAAGGTGCTATTGCTATGTTTGGTGAAAAATATGGTGATACTGTAAGAGTTGTAAGTTTTTCTGATGTTTCTGTTGAATTTTGTGGAGGAACTCACGTAAAAAATACATCTGATATTGGAAGTTTTTATATCATAAAAGAATCAGGTGTTAGTGCTGGAGTTAGAAGAATAGAAGCTGTTTGTGGAGCTTCTGCTATAAAATATACAAAAGAAATTATTTCTAAAATGAATGAAATTCAAGCAGAAGTTAAAAATAATGATGTAATAGCTGGAATTAAAAAGCTAAAAGATCAAATAAAAGATTTAAAAAAAGAGCTTGAAACTGCACAAAGTCAAACATCAACTCCAATAAATGAAGAGTTAATTGGTGATACGAAAGTCGTAGTTTCAGTAGTTGAAAATGGTGATTTAAAGAAAATAGTTGATGATATGAAAAATGCAACTGAAAAACTTGCAATCTTACTTTTACAAGCAAAAGATGACAAAGTTATGATAGTTGCAGGAAGTAAAAATACAAATATCAAAGCTGGCGATTGGATTAAAAATATTGCACCTATAGTAGGTGGTGGCGGTGGTGGAAGACCTGACTTCGCTACTGCTGGTGGTAAAGACATAACAAAAATAGAAGAAGCAAGAATAAAAGCATTAGATTATGCAAAAGAAAATTTATAA
- a CDS encoding SIMPL domain-containing protein — MEKLDTKSSFVLGFFIFLGLSILGYLISASVIKYKEFDRTVIVKGLSEKEVEADIVLWPIRFSVIDNSLDELNKKVENDTNEILRFLEINGINKDEITINSPAIIDKMANEYSNQEVQVRYLANRTINIYSSNVIKVREITGKLFELSKKGILFKIDDYDSKIEYIYTKLNDIKPSMIEEATNNARSVALKFAEDSKSKLGKIKKASQGQFVITSRDKNTEYIKNVRIVSTVEYYLSD, encoded by the coding sequence ATGGAAAAATTAGATACCAAATCTTCTTTTGTTTTAGGTTTTTTTATCTTTTTAGGATTATCTATTTTAGGGTATTTAATCTCTGCAAGTGTGATTAAATATAAAGAGTTTGATAGAACAGTTATTGTAAAAGGTCTATCTGAAAAAGAAGTGGAAGCAGATATTGTTTTATGGCCTATAAGATTTAGTGTTATAGATAATAGTTTAGATGAGTTAAATAAGAAAGTTGAAAATGATACAAATGAAATCTTGAGATTTTTAGAAATAAATGGCATAAATAAGGATGAAATTACTATAAACTCTCCTGCTATAATCGATAAAATGGCAAATGAATACTCAAATCAAGAAGTTCAAGTTAGATATTTAGCAAATAGAACAATAAACATTTATTCATCTAATGTGATAAAGGTTAGAGAAATTACTGGGAAACTATTTGAATTATCAAAAAAAGGTATATTATTTAAAATAGATGATTATGATTCTAAGATAGAGTACATTTATACTAAATTAAATGATATTAAACCTTCTATGATAGAAGAAGCAACTAATAATGCAAGAAGTGTAGCTCTTAAATTTGCAGAAGATTCAAAAAGTAAACTTGGAAAAATTAAAAAAGCTTCACAAGGTCAATTTGTAATCACAAGTAGGGATAAAAATACCGAATATATTAAAAATGTAAGAATAGTTTCAACTGTTGAGTACTATTTATCTGATTGA
- a CDS encoding MFS transporter yields the protein MRGNLLIIIYCIIIVLSVMYATQPLQPLLAKEFDISIIQASQFTAVIMLFLAISPIIYGYILEKVCAKKMLIRASFVLLITNIFLGLAKSYEAFLFLRICEALVIPAILTSLMSILANIDKKNIKFNMSIYVAATVFGGLVGRIFSGFIATNFSYEYVFYSLSVAILISLFFINKLDYEGEANMVKPKIKDITFILKDERFVLIYFIMFCMFFVFAGVLNVLPFRVKEISESFSEFQISLLYLGYGMGIIVSLGSKKIVNYFKGEINTIFIFIAFFLFITIFLTNENIIYLFLLLFLFCIGMFTVHTVSTGLANSMKSSQKSLTSGMYLTFYYLGGAAGSFFPSIIYEHFGWDVMLYGFVFILFIVIFFIYRNRNLFLKV from the coding sequence TTGAGAGGTAATTTATTAATTATTATATATTGTATTATTATTGTGCTATCAGTAATGTATGCAACTCAACCATTACAGCCTTTATTAGCAAAAGAGTTTGATATATCAATTATTCAAGCATCGCAATTTACTGCAGTTATCATGTTGTTTTTAGCAATTTCTCCAATAATATATGGTTATATTTTAGAAAAAGTTTGTGCAAAGAAGATGCTAATACGTGCATCATTTGTTTTACTAATTACAAATATATTTTTAGGATTAGCTAAATCTTATGAAGCATTTTTATTTCTTAGAATTTGTGAGGCTTTGGTAATCCCAGCAATTTTAACTTCACTTATGAGTATTCTTGCGAATATTGATAAAAAAAATATAAAATTTAATATGTCTATTTATGTTGCGGCAACTGTATTTGGAGGATTAGTTGGAAGAATATTCTCAGGATTTATAGCTACAAATTTTTCTTATGAGTATGTTTTTTATTCATTGTCTGTTGCAATCTTAATATCTTTATTTTTTATTAATAAATTAGATTATGAAGGTGAAGCAAACATGGTTAAACCTAAAATTAAAGATATTACATTTATTTTAAAAGATGAAAGATTTGTTTTAATTTATTTTATAATGTTTTGTATGTTTTTTGTTTTTGCAGGTGTTTTAAATGTATTACCTTTTAGGGTAAAAGAGATTTCAGAATCTTTTTCAGAGTTTCAAATATCTTTATTATATTTAGGTTATGGAATGGGAATAATAGTCTCTTTAGGTTCTAAAAAAATTGTTAATTATTTTAAAGGTGAAATAAATACTATTTTTATATTTATAGCTTTTTTCTTATTTATTACCATATTTTTAACAAATGAAAATATAATTTATCTATTTTTGTTGTTATTTTTATTTTGTATTGGTATGTTTACTGTACATACTGTAAGTACAGGACTTGCAAATTCTATGAAATCTTCACAAAAGTCGTTAACTTCAGGGATGTATTTAACTTTTTATTATTTAGGTGGAGCTGCAGGTTCATTTTTCCCTTCTATAATATATGAGCATTTTGGTTGGGATGTTATGCTTTACGGGTTTGTTTTTATATTATTTATTGTAATATTTTTTATCTATAGAAATAGAAATTTATTTTTAAAGGTTTGA
- a CDS encoding NlpC/P60 family protein: MNFKNIFTMFIFTTLFFTGCSYKSSEEVVDMSSYNKNKNLEHTPYKNIQKNTKIAKTQKSDFFKKYTNQNYTSKKQVLNNELFDFYSQWEGVRYKLGGSNKSGIDCSGFIQKAFKEKFDLEMPRTTVSQSKIGKEIDKNELEVGDLVFFKTGRTNHVGIYIDNGKFMHASTKIGVTISDLQNEYFKKSYWKAQRVID; encoded by the coding sequence ATGAATTTTAAAAATATATTTACAATGTTTATCTTTACAACCCTATTTTTTACTGGTTGCTCTTATAAAAGTAGTGAAGAAGTAGTTGATATGTCCTCTTATAATAAAAATAAAAATTTAGAACATACTCCTTATAAAAATATTCAAAAAAATACAAAAATTGCAAAAACTCAAAAAAGTGACTTTTTTAAAAAATATACTAATCAAAACTATACTTCAAAAAAACAAGTGTTAAATAATGAACTATTCGATTTTTACTCTCAATGGGAAGGTGTTAGGTACAAATTGGGTGGAAGCAATAAAAGTGGAATTGATTGTTCTGGATTTATACAAAAAGCATTCAAAGAAAAGTTTGATTTAGAGATGCCAAGAACTACAGTTTCTCAATCTAAGATTGGAAAAGAAATAGATAAAAATGAGTTAGAAGTTGGAGATTTAGTATTTTTCAAAACAGGAAGAACTAATCACGTTGGAATTTATATAGATAATGGTAAATTCATGCACGCCTCTACAAAAATTGGAGTTACTATATCTGACTTACAAAACGAATACTTTAAAAAAAGCTATTGGAAAGCACAAAGAGTTATAGATTAA
- a CDS encoding C40 family peptidase — translation MIKKIFFIPTAVLLFSACSHNNQSIEKQIAKNDSSNKKQIILSYDEYKKQYDSKNQKVINKPFNTNSYLLSKQYESTLSSSNKQENDTSTLSSQLPKKTQVFADFYNEWKNVKYKMGGNSKSGIDCSAFTQKIYKEKFDITLPRTTVTQVNVGTEVKKSELIPGDLVFFKTSKTDKHVGVYVGDNKFLHASIKGIQYTSMDKPFYKKNYWTSRRIMN, via the coding sequence TTGATTAAAAAGATATTTTTTATACCTACTGCAGTATTATTATTTTCTGCTTGTTCACATAATAATCAATCTATAGAAAAACAAATAGCTAAAAATGATTCTTCAAATAAAAAACAAATTATACTTTCATATGATGAATATAAAAAACAATATGACAGTAAAAATCAAAAGGTTATTAATAAACCTTTTAATACAAATTCTTATTTATTAAGTAAACAGTATGAAAGTACTTTATCAAGCTCTAATAAACAAGAAAACGATACTTCAACTTTAAGTTCCCAACTTCCAAAAAAGACACAAGTTTTTGCTGATTTTTATAATGAATGGAAAAATGTAAAATATAAAATGGGTGGAAATTCTAAAAGTGGTATAGACTGTTCTGCTTTTACGCAAAAAATATATAAAGAAAAATTTGATATTACTCTTCCAAGAACTACAGTTACACAAGTGAATGTTGGTACTGAAGTTAAAAAATCTGAATTAATCCCTGGGGATTTAGTTTTTTTCAAAACAAGTAAAACAGATAAACATGTTGGTGTTTATGTTGGAGATAATAAATTCTTACACGCTTCAATAAAAGGAATACAATATACAAGTATGGATAAACCTTTTTACAAAAAGAATTATTGGACTTCAAGAAGGATTATGAATTAA
- a CDS encoding tellurium resistance protein TerC — MIILSKISGILIFLSFLVTIYAYFFQNNMIILAGIFAWIAFLFLFSTLKNKILIIILLLFSFLAYIIVLVNNFEINFIKIFTVNQYLLTLLIGVGFLRLIAMPKKDKTSSLPKGKNSFIKTYLSVHLFGSVINLSSLILVADKMYKKAPLSKSQIILLTRAFSSDAYWSPFFVAFAAAITYAPKLNSSVIIINGLVLAFIAFIITYYDVIKNSSYDIDNFYGYPLSFNSLFLPFLLALLVLITNSYFPDIKVIILISLFSIIMTLFILPIKKGIKNSFRFLIVHIIDELPKMKSEISLFLVAGMFGIIIGSILIGLDFNLPFTNFDWKIASLLLLVFIILSFVGIHPIITISIIGDYLSSVNHTLLALTFLMAWSTTVSTSPFSGLNLTIVARYNCSAKEIFMINISYAIKMYVICVFCLYILSNYLNL; from the coding sequence ATGATTATACTATCTAAAATTTCAGGGATTTTAATATTTTTATCTTTTTTAGTAACTATATATGCATATTTTTTTCAAAATAATATGATTATTCTTGCTGGAATTTTCGCTTGGATTGCATTTTTATTTCTCTTTTCTACACTCAAAAATAAAATCTTAATTATTATACTTTTATTATTTAGTTTTTTAGCATATATAATTGTTTTAGTTAATAATTTTGAAATAAATTTCATTAAAATATTTACAGTAAATCAATATTTATTAACACTTTTAATCGGAGTTGGTTTTTTAAGATTAATTGCAATGCCAAAGAAAGATAAAACTTCTAGTTTACCAAAAGGTAAAAATTCTTTTATAAAAACTTATCTTAGTGTCCATCTTTTTGGTTCTGTAATTAATCTTTCATCTTTAATATTAGTAGCAGATAAAATGTATAAAAAAGCACCATTAAGTAAATCTCAAATTATTCTTTTAACAAGAGCTTTTTCAAGTGATGCTTACTGGTCACCTTTTTTTGTTGCTTTTGCTGCAGCTATTACTTATGCTCCTAAATTAAATAGTTCTGTAATAATAATTAATGGATTAGTTCTTGCCTTTATAGCTTTTATAATAACTTATTATGATGTAATAAAAAACAGCTCTTATGATATAGATAATTTTTATGGCTATCCATTATCTTTTAATTCACTTTTTTTACCATTTTTATTAGCTTTATTAGTTTTAATCACAAATAGTTATTTTCCAGATATAAAAGTAATCATTTTAATTTCACTATTTTCTATAATTATGACTTTATTTATCTTACCTATTAAAAAAGGCATAAAAAACTCTTTTAGATTTTTAATAGTTCATATTATTGATGAGTTACCAAAGATGAAGAGTGAAATCTCACTTTTTTTAGTTGCAGGAATGTTTGGAATAATCATTGGCTCTATTTTAATAGGTTTAGATTTTAATTTACCATTTACAAATTTTGATTGGAAAATAGCTTCTTTACTTCTTTTAGTTTTTATAATTTTATCGTTTGTAGGGATTCATCCAATAATTACTATTTCAATAATTGGAGATTATTTAAGTAGTGTAAACCATACCCTTTTAGCATTAACTTTTTTGATGGCTTGGTCAACAACCGTTTCTACTTCACCATTTTCTGGATTAAATCTTACAATAGTAGCAAGATATAATTGTAGTGCAAAAGAGATTTTTATGATAAATATATCATATGCTATAAAAATGTATGTGATTTGTGTTTTTTGCTTATATATTCTATCAAATTATTTAAATTTATAA
- a CDS encoding DMT family transporter gives MKYYILLVLCVLFWSGNFVFGRLISNDISPIELSFYRWFFVLLILLPFILIHYRNLLIVLKKEYVILFVLGGLGIAGFNTFLYYGLQTTTATNALLINSSTPIFIIIFSVIIFKSSINKLQLFGVFLSTIGVIYLILKGELNHILDLHFTVGDLWIIAACIDWALYSVLLKYKPKELNSLEFFSITTLIGTFILYLVFIYQGYSLEFSFLENKEVLYSLAYIVIFPSILSFYFWNKATIEIGANKAGQFAHLMPIFGAILAYIFLKEKVQGYHLIGTIFIALGIYLSIFFKRNEN, from the coding sequence ATGAAATATTATATTCTTTTAGTTTTATGCGTACTTTTTTGGTCTGGAAATTTTGTTTTTGGAAGATTAATTTCAAATGATATTAGCCCAATCGAATTATCTTTTTATAGATGGTTTTTTGTACTTCTAATCTTGTTACCTTTTATTTTAATTCATTATAGAAATTTATTAATTGTATTAAAAAAAGAGTATGTGATTTTATTTGTTTTAGGTGGATTAGGAATTGCTGGATTTAATACATTTTTATATTATGGTTTACAAACAACTACAGCAACAAATGCTTTATTGATAAATTCTAGCACACCAATATTTATCATAATTTTTTCTGTAATAATTTTCAAAAGTTCAATTAATAAATTGCAGCTTTTTGGAGTTTTTTTATCAACAATTGGAGTTATTTATCTAATTTTAAAAGGTGAACTAAATCATATATTAGATTTGCATTTTACTGTTGGAGATTTATGGATAATAGCTGCATGTATAGATTGGGCTTTATATTCAGTATTATTAAAGTATAAACCAAAAGAGTTAAATTCTTTGGAGTTTTTTTCTATAACTACATTAATAGGAACATTTATTTTGTATTTAGTATTTATATATCAAGGTTATAGTTTAGAGTTTTCATTTTTAGAAAATAAAGAGGTTTTATACTCTTTAGCTTATATTGTAATTTTTCCATCAATACTTTCATTTTATTTTTGGAATAAAGCAACAATAGAAATAGGAGCAAATAAAGCTGGGCAATTTGCACATTTAATGCCAATTTTTGGAGCAATATTAGCGTATATATTTTTAAAAGAGAAAGTACAAGGGTATCATTTAATAGGAACGATATTTATTGCATTAGGAATTTATTTGTCAATTTTTTTTAAAAGGAATGAAAATTAA
- the maf gene encoding septum formation inhibitor Maf, with translation MLRLGSNSPTRALILKNFGIDFIQNGGDFDEDSIKTTNPKSFCYEATKGKFNELYNKYGIEDMPLLVADSVVTCEGKLLRKAKDLNDAKTMLELQSENITSVITCMIYKSKVKEIIDISVTTYEFKKFDKNHMDEYLSSGECFGKAGAIMVEGFCKPYIKKVVGYESTAMGLCAEKLKMFI, from the coding sequence TTGTTAAGACTTGGTTCAAACTCACCAACTCGTGCATTAATTTTAAAAAATTTTGGTATTGATTTTATTCAAAATGGTGGAGATTTTGATGAAGATTCAATAAAAACTACTAATCCTAAATCATTTTGTTATGAAGCTACAAAAGGTAAATTTAATGAACTTTATAACAAATATGGAATTGAGGATATGCCTTTATTAGTAGCTGATAGTGTTGTAACTTGTGAAGGAAAACTTCTAAGAAAAGCAAAAGATTTAAATGATGCAAAAACTATGCTTGAACTTCAAAGTGAAAATATAACTTCTGTTATAACTTGCATGATTTATAAATCAAAAGTTAAAGAAATTATAGATATTTCTGTAACTACTTATGAGTTTAAAAAATTTGATAAAAATCATATGGATGAATATTTAAGTTCTGGTGAATGTTTTGGAAAAGCTGGAGCTATAATGGTTGAAGGTTTTTGTAAACCATATATTAAAAAAGTTGTAGGTTATGAAAGTACCGCTATGGGGTTATGTGCTGAAAAATTAAAAATGTTTATATAA
- a CDS encoding cytochrome-c peroxidase, which translates to MKLVASLAVCLLGASSLFADSSLLTKAKNSGLEAIPATKAEIMKLIDDKNDPITDAKVELGKKLYFDPRLSRSNLISCNTCHNLALGGADGVPAAIGHGWTANPHHLNSPTVYNSVFFKAQFWDGRSPHLADQAQGPVQAGPEMAAPAPLVEQRINSIPAYVEEFKGAYGKDVKIDFEKITATIATFEKTLVTPSRFDDYLNGNEKALSDEEKKGLNKFIDKGCTSCHNGIALGGTMQPFQVAAQYKFTNVGDFKGDANGMVKTPTLRNITETAPYFHNGQIWSLNEAVKEMGSVQLGIQISDADAAEIVTFLKALKGTKPEIIYPQLPESTIETEKPSFD; encoded by the coding sequence ATGAAATTAGTCGCATCTTTAGCTGTATGTCTTTTAGGAGCAAGTTCATTATTTGCAGATAGTTCATTGTTAACAAAAGCAAAAAATAGTGGTTTAGAGGCAATTCCTGCAACAAAAGCAGAAATAATGAAATTAATAGATGATAAAAATGATCCTATTACAGACGCAAAAGTTGAATTAGGTAAAAAGTTATATTTTGATCCAAGACTTTCAAGAAGTAATCTTATTTCATGTAATACATGTCACAATTTAGCTTTAGGTGGAGCAGATGGTGTTCCTGCTGCTATTGGTCATGGTTGGACAGCAAATCCTCATCATTTAAATTCACCAACAGTTTATAATTCAGTATTTTTTAAAGCTCAATTTTGGGATGGAAGAAGTCCACATTTAGCTGATCAAGCACAAGGTCCAGTTCAAGCAGGTCCTGAAATGGCAGCACCAGCTCCATTAGTTGAGCAAAGAATAAACTCAATTCCTGCATATGTTGAAGAGTTTAAAGGTGCTTATGGAAAAGATGTAAAAATAGATTTTGAAAAAATCACTGCAACTATAGCAACTTTTGAAAAAACATTAGTAACTCCATCAAGATTTGATGATTATTTAAATGGAAATGAAAAAGCTTTAAGTGATGAAGAGAAAAAAGGTTTAAATAAATTTATTGATAAAGGTTGTACATCTTGTCATAATGGAATAGCATTAGGTGGAACTATGCAACCATTCCAAGTAGCAGCTCAATATAAATTTACAAATGTTGGTGACTTTAAAGGTGATGCTAATGGTATGGTTAAAACTCCAACTCTAAGAAATATTACTGAAACAGCTCCATATTTCCACAATGGGCAAATTTGGTCATTAAATGAAGCAGTTAAGGAAATGGGTTCTGTTCAATTAGGAATTCAAATTTCAGATGCTGATGCAGCAGAGATAGTTACGTTCTTAAAAGCATTAAAAGGAACAAAACCTGAAATTATTTACCCACAATTACCAGAATCTACAATAGAGACTGAAAAACCATCTTTTGATTAA